In Schizosaccharomyces osmophilus chromosome 2, complete sequence, the following proteins share a genomic window:
- the gpa1 gene encoding G-protein alpha subunit, producing MGCMSSKYADSTGGDVIKKKQVKLESQGRGTSPEGDRNPVKEHWLNIVLRGKPQNQNAGASNQNGNKNDNEIKVLLLGAGDSGKTTIMKQMRLLYSPGFNQAARRQYRIMIFENIITSVCLLMDAMENSGMSLLPENEKYRPIILRKQTIQVNEPFPADLYEALRALTLDPKIRTAQNCGTNLSLLDNFYYYQDHIDRIFDPQYLPSDQDILHCRIKTTGISEETFLLNRHKYRFFDVGGQRSERRKWIHCFESVTALLFLVSLAGYDQCLVEDNSGNQMQEALLLWDSICNSSWFAESAMILFLNKLDLFKRKVHISPIQQYFPDYQETPSTPTFVQTQCPFSDNAVKSGMYYFYLKFESLNRIASRSCYCHFTTATDTSLLQRVMVSVQDTIMSNNLQSLMF from the coding sequence ATGGGATGTATGTCCAGTAAATATGCAGATTCCACTGGGGGAGAcgttataaaaaaaaagcaagtaaaaCTAGAAAGCCAAGGAAGAGGAACTTCTCCCGAAGGCGATAGGAATCCAGTAAAGGAGCATTGGCTGAATATTGTCTTGCGTGGTAAGCCACAGAATCAAAATGCAGGAGCATCGAACCAgaatggaaacaaaaatgacaATGAAATCAAAGTTTTGCTGCTTGGTGCTGGCGACAGTGGAAAGACAACAATTATGAAGCAAATGCGTCTTCTTTACAGTCCAGGATTTAACCAAGCTGCTAGACGGCAATATCGAATTatgatttttgaaaacataaTCACATCGGTATGCTTACTTATGGATGCTATGGAAAATAGTGGTATGAGCTTGTTGccagaaaacgaaaaatacCGACCGATCATTTtgagaaaacaaaccattCAAGTAAACGAGCCGTTTCCCGCAGATCTTTACGAGGCGTTGAGAGCTTTGACGCTCGATCCAAAAATAAGGACAGCACAAAATTGCGGTACGAACCTTTCTCTTTTGGATaacttttattattacCAGGATCATATCGACCGAATTTTTGACCCCCAATATTTACCCTCAGACCAGGATATTCTGCATTGCCGAATTAAGACCACAGGAATTTCTGAAGAAACATTTTTATTGAACCGCCATAAATATCGTTTCTTTGACGTGGGTGGTCAACGCTCGGAGCGTAGAAAATGGATCCATTGCTTTGAATCCGTCACAGCAttgcttttccttgtttctCTCGCCGGGTACGATCAGTGCTTAGTTGAAGATAATAGTGGCAACCAGATGCAAGAAGCGTTGTTATTGTGGGATTCGATTTGCAATTCAAGTTGGTTTGCGGAATCGGCAATGATTTTGTTCCTTAATAAGTTGGATCTATTTAAACGAAAGGTTCATATATCTCCTATTCAGCAGTATTTCCCTGACTATCAGGAAACTCCTTCCACTCCAACATTTGTTCAAACACAATGTCCGTTTTCTGATAATGCCGTAAAAAGCGGTATGTACTATTTCTACTTAAAGTTTGAAAGCTTAAATCGCATTGCTTCTCGCAGCTGTTACTGTCATTTTACAACTGCTACGGATACGAGTTTGCTTCAGCGGGTCATGGTTTCCGTTCAAGATACAATTATGTCAAATAATTTGCAATCTTTAATGTTTTAA
- the cdc14 gene encoding SIN component Cdc14, with product MEDLLINARHHLCMRNPKFIRIGLRQLESILYHIARPSNIHDKIPKEIYLKLQDSHLYNSVVPCIYALDSLLDYQQNDETYFENYVFIQRLMDDLLHVIEGLVLIHPVSQSFFEDKTTLHLFIQILEPSQIRSLQVAALKTLVCIMVDHPLVVRLFESIGGLHHICMLFKHRQTSQDTRLQILEFFYFYLSPEPYNIEDLPYRKTRAEKQIYLSKYLSNVQDLRKDLDTFRPFGKLDETFD from the coding sequence ATGGAGGATCTTTTAATTAATGCTCGACACCATCTGTGTATGCGGAATCCCAAGTTTATTCGAATTGGTCTTCGTCAACTGGAATCTATTCTATATCATATCGCACGACCTAGTAACATTCATGATAAGATTCCGAAAGAGATTTATCTAAAGCTGCAAGACTCTCATCTATACAATTCTGTTGTTCCTTGTATTTATGCATTGGACAGTCTTTTGGACTACCAGCAAAATGATGAAACTTATTTCGAAAACTATGTCTTTATTCAACGCCTAATGGATGACTTGTTACATGTAATTGAGGGCCTGGTACTAATCCATCCCGTGTCTcaatcattttttgaagataaaACCACCTTGCATCTTTTTATACAAATACTGGAACCCAGTCAGATTAGAAGCCTTCAAGTGGCAGCTTTAAAGACACTCGTGTGTATCATGGTGGACCATCCTCTTGTTGTCCGACTGTTTGAGTCAATTGGCGGTCTGCACCATATTTGCATGTTATTTAAGCATAGACAAACTAGCCAAGATACTCGTTTACAAATCcttgaattcttttacttttatttatctcCGGAACCTTACAATATCGAGGATTTACCCTACCGTAAAACTCGAGcggaaaagcaaatttaTCTTTCAAAGTATCTTTCCAACGTTCAAGACCTACGGAAAGACCTAGATACTTTTAGACCATTTGGTAAATTAGACGAGACTTTTGACTGA
- the bhd1 gene encoding folliculin, BFC/FNIP-Folliculin complex subunit Bhd1: protein MDVIFSLGHFCELEGPSIIFCTQKLLRSELGDQFDIPSAPRSSAASEDNIESEVQESSEDPMLSSTESLFKSDPEDGNQRQSKATDSPRIQSAGLSSSARQSPVSRKPACVTCSIVLPCEYVLPDVPPRLISLSTRNPDIVYISSQYPRNQNRYSILRRLMVRCLSCEYSMSSDISESMSNPLFFGDQENGYVIAQSFSLHDPHARGGLRRYAFVALSKSDHELINRYSFIVEKFSQMVQFLRLSSTKTTTNYPMSHNKTSSVGGTFASPTSNTSSLSNSSNLPGHTPYGMSPNSSTAPSTYLLSQRLPSFSFLRRRDGVGEGRNLADITCWDGVFIGIHSSFSWILDIWDRIDLTC from the coding sequence ATGGATGTCATCTTTTCCCTGGGACATTTTTGTGAATTGGAAGGCCCCTCAATAATTTTCTGTACTCAAAAATTACTTCGTTCTGAGCTGGGTGATCAGTTCGATATACCCTCAGCGCCAAGATCTTCCGCAGCGTCGGAAGATAATATTGAGTCTGAAGTTCAGGAATCTTCAGAAGACCCTATGTTAAGTTCTACAGAGTCTTTATTCAAAAGTGACCCTGAAGACGGTAACCAAAGGCAATCAAAAGCCACTGATTCTCCTCGTATTCAATCAGCTGGCTTAAGCTCGTCGGCTCGCCAAAGTCCTGTATCACGAAAACCTGCTTGTGTTACTTGCAGCATAGTTCTTCCATGTGAATATGTATTACCAGACGTTCCTCCGCGActtatttctctttctacAAGAAACCCAGACATCGTTTATATATCTAGTCAGTATCCCCGAAATCAGAATCGGTACTCTATTTTGAGGAGGCTGATGGTCCGATGCCTCAGTTGTGAGTATTCAATGTCGTCAGATATTTCAGAATCCATGTCAAATCCGCTATTCTTTGGAGATCAAGAAAACGGATATGTGATTGCTCAATCTTTTTCGTTGCATGATCCGCATGCTCGTGGCGGTTTGCGACGGTACGCATTCGTTGCACTGAGCAAGAGTGATCATGAATTAATCAACAGATATAGCTTcattgttgaaaaattcTCGCAGATGGTCCAGTTCCTTCGGCTCTCATCCACGAAAACTACCACGAACTATCCTATGTCGCATAACAAGACTTCTTCCGTCGGTGGAACATTCGCTTCACCTACCTCAAATACTTCTTCCTTATCCAATTCCTCAAATTTACCTGGTCATACACCTTATGGAATGTCCCCAAACAGTAGCACAGCGCCATCTACATACTTGTTGTCTCAAAGATTGCcttcttttagttttttaCGGAGGCGTGATGGAGTAGGAGAAGGTCGAAATTTAGCTGATATTACCTGTTGGGATGGAGTCTTCATCGGCATCCATAGTTCATTTAGTTGGATACTTGACATCTGGGATCGGATTGATTTAACATgctaa
- a CDS encoding phosphoketolase family protein yields the protein MSGTSDIPNSSPEALAKQVEIAEKQSFPPSMPSRLPQEVSSLYVPLDSSKVSDEEVAAVDRFQRACDYLACSLIFLAKDIYTGGELNEDDVKTRLLGHWGTCPGLSIAYSHCNRIINKYDLDMIFVVGPGHGAPAVLGALFLEDSLGPFYPQYQFTRQGLKNLISTFSLPGGFPSHVNAECPGSIHEGGELGYSLSVSYGAVQDKPELIVTCVIGDGEAESGPLAGSWQTHKFLDPAESGAVIPILSLNGYKISERTIYGCMDDLELLALFSGFGYQVAIVNYTDEYNREMAAAMDWAVETIKDIQHRARVKRELIKPRWPMIILRSPKGKGCPKTLNGGFLEGTYHAHQVPLKLARNDPTQRKMLKEWLSSYRFDDFLDEEGLPTKGIRENIPQVNKRMGQRIETYNSYHPLTVTDWKKFGVAKGEKTSATYVVGNYLGELLRENNQTLRVFSPDELESNKLDAVLKYTDRTMQTDPTLMAKGGRVTEILSEHICQGLMQGYTLTGRTAIFPSYEAFMTIVVSMLIQYSKFIKMGLELPWHGKFGSLNYVTSSTWARQEHNGYSHQSPRFITTMLSFKPGISRVYFPADANCFLSTLARCMRSENTINLMVSSKNPQPSYLSIEEAEAHCTAGASVWKFCSTDNGINPDVVLVGIGNEIMFEVVKAAEMLANDIPSLRVRVVNVTDLMVLSSLHPHGMTQLEFDSLFTNNRHVHINYHGYVMDIKSLLFDRIEPSRVTLDGYREEGTTTTPFTMMMLNNTSRYDVARKALQHSTHNPYVSVNCHNLSANYSHKLDEIKDYIFKYKDDPPETFDVPDFKDKRTI from the coding sequence ATGAGCGGTACTAGCGATATCCCCAATTCTTCTCCTGAAGCTTTGGCAAAGCAAGttgaaattgctgaaaagcAATCTTTCCCCCCTAGCATGCCTTCTCGTCTTCCTCAAGAAGTATCTAGTCTTTATGTTCCCCTCGACTCTTCTAAAGTTTCGGACGAAGAAGTTGCTGCTGTCGATCGCTTTCAACGAGCTTGCGACTACCTGGCTTGCTCTTTGATTTTCCTAGCCAAGGACATTTACACTGGTGGTGAACTCAACGAGGATGACGTGAAAACCCGACTCTTAGGTCACTGGGGTACTTGCCCTGGCTTGAGTATTGCGTACTCCCACTGCAATCGTATTATTAACAAGTATGACTTGGACATGATCTTTGTCGTCGGTCCTGGCCACGGTGCACCTGCCGTTTTGGgtgctttgtttttggaagacTCGCTTGGCCCCTTTTATCCCCAATACCAATTCACCCGTCAAGGTCTCAAGAATTTGATTAGCACCTTCTCATTACCTGGTGGCTTTCCTTCACACGTAAATGCTGAATGCCCTGGTTCCATTCACGAAGGTGGTGAATTGGGTTATTCTTTGTCCGTCAGTTATGGTGCTGTTCAAGATAAGCCCGAATTAATCGTAACCTGCGTTATAGGTGACGGTGAAGCTGAAAGTGGTCCTTTGGCAGGTTCATGGCAAACTCACAAATTCTTGGACCCTGCCGAATCTGGTGCTGTCATCCCCATTTTGAGTTTGAACGGTTACAAGATTTCCGAGCGTACTATCTATGGTTGCATGGATGATTTGGAATTATTGGCACTTTTCAGTGGCTTTGGTTATCAGGTTGCTATTGTCAACTACACTGACGAGTACAACCGCGAAATGGCTGCCGCCATGGATTGGGCTGTTGAAACCATTAAGGATATTCAACACCGCGCGCGTGTAAAGCGTGAACTTATTAAGCCCAGATGGCCCATGATCATCCTTCGTTCGCCTAAGGGCAAAGGTTGCCCTAAGACCTTAAACGGCGGATTTTTGGAAGGAACCTATCATGCTCACCAAGTTCCACTAAAGCTTGCTCGTAATGATCCTACTCAGCGTAAGATGCTTAAAGAATGGCTTTCGAGCTACCGCTTTGATGACTTCTTGGACGAAGAAGGCCTTCCAACAAAGGGAATTCGTGAAAACATTCCTCAGGTCAATAAGCGCATGGGTCAACGCATTGAGACGTATAATTCTTATCATCCTTTGACTGTAACCGACTGGAAAAAGTTTGGTGTTGCCAAGGGTGAAAAGACATCTGCTACTTATGTTGTGGGTAACTACTTAGGCGAACTTCTCCGCGAAAATAATCAGACTTTACGTGTCTTTTCTCCGGATGAACTAGAGAGTAATAAACTTGATGctgttttaaaatataCCGATCGTACTATGCAAACTGATCCAACATTAATGGCAAAAGGTGGCCGTGTTACAGAAATCCTTTCCGAGCACATTTGCCAAGGTCTCATGCAAGGTTACACCCTTACTGGTCGTACCGCGATTTTCCCTTCGTACGAGGCTTTCATGACGATTGTCGTTAGTATGTTGATTCAATACAGCAAATTCATCAAGATGGGTCTCGAATTACCTTGGCATGGGAAGTTTGGAAGTTTGAACTATGTCACTTCCAGTACTTGGGCACGTCAAGAACACAACGGATACTCCCACCAGTCTCCTAGATTTATTACTACGATGCTCTCTTTCAAGCCTGGTATTAGCCGTGTATACTTCCCAGCTGATGCTAACTGCTTCTTGTCTACATTAGCTAGATGCATGCGTTCTGAGAATACTATCAACCTGATGGTTTCCAGTAAGAATCCTCAACCAAGCTATCTTTCTATTGAAGAGGCTGAAGCTCACTGCACGGCTGGTGCTAGTGTTTGGAAATTCTGTAGCACCGATAACGGCATAAATCCTGATGTTGTTTTGGTCGGTATTGGTAACGAAATTATGTTTGAGGTTGTTAAGGCAGCTGAGATGTTGGCAAATGATATTCCTAGCCTACGTGTGCGTGTTGTTAACGTGACCGATCTTATGGTACTTTCTAGTTTGCATCCTCATGGAATGACTCAACTAGAGTTCGATTCCTTGTTCACCAACAACCGTCATGTTCATATCAACTACCACGGCTATGTTATGGACATCAAGAGCTTGCTCTTCGACCGCATTGAGCCCTCTCGTGTTACTTTGGACGGCTACCGTGAAGAAGGTACTACCACCACTCCTTTCACTATGATGATGCTCAACAACACCTCTCGTTACGATGTTGCTAGAAAGGCATTACAGCATTCCACTCACAATCCATATGTTTCAGTAAACTGCCACAACTTGAGTGCCAATTACTCCCACAAGTTGGATGAAATTAAGGATTATATCTTCAAGTACAAGGATGATCCTCCGGAGACTTTTGATGTTCCGGACTTCAAGGATAAGCGTACCATTTAA
- the coa6 gene encoding cytochrome c oxidase assembly protein Coa6: MSGNTSSFKRSAREKCWEARDSYFECLNKNDILDPLKDNERASQVCSSEKINFESNCIQSWVNYFCKFRVQQHKQQEAIRNLEESGARRL, from the coding sequence ATGTCCGGTAATACATCTTCATTCAAGCGCAGCGCCAGAGAAAAATGTTGGGAAGCAAGAGACTCTTACTTTGAATGTCTAAATAAAAACGATATTTTGGATCCTTTGAAAGATAACGAACGGGCATCTCAGGTATGCAGCtctgaaaaaatcaattttgaGTCAAATTGCATCCAATCTTGGGTCAATTATTTTTGCAAGTTTCGTGTTCAACAACACAAGCAACAAGAAGCCATTCGAAATCTTGAGGAAAGTGGTGCTCGTCGtttataa
- the dip1 gene encoding WISH/DIP/SPIN90-like protein: MEFTDVYYSLENEEHFSVEVDELVSNVTNALEVETATSRLLSFFIKYGKPYLNTETQLQTIAEKLIRSPLFKLDKTTLRTILLDCFFFMEDIHIIKFIVVFFLLDIRLDDGCVKLLIASGFFGSLVHAIVRFRNPSEKGIYISFRYGLCLMYHMCRSQRLPLTDLVTADETFLKGLLATAEFAWSEEDVDNFSMCMLLLLSLNEQFMLVKLASTGVIEIQNGVMDLLLESKVDTGVYYEGLVFILNRERDPRTRMLILKQLYLLFTTPKTYEVFYTNDLNVLIDILIREINDIPNELAKLRYAYLQVLLPLLQNTQVRLPPHYKTKHIIRAVHNLLISHSQGLNCVDVNTVEVLNQILLIPWLREEANKLTVVPV; the protein is encoded by the exons ATGGAGTTTACAGATGTTTATTATTCAttagaaaacgaagaacaTTTTTCGGTTG AGGTTGATGAGCTTGTTTCCAACGTTACAAATGCATTAGAGGTAGAAACCGCTACCTCTAGGcttctctctttctttataaaatatgGAA AACCGTATTTAAACACAGAAACGCAATTACAAACGATAGCTGAGAAGCTGATTCGTAGTCCGCTATTCAAGTTGGACAAGACCACGCTGCGGACGATTTTGTTGgattgcttcttcttcatggAAGACATTCATattataaaattcattgtggtattctttcttttagatATTCGGTTGGATGACGGGTGTGTGAAGCTGCTAATCGCAAGTGGTTTTTTTGGTTCTCTTGTGCATGCAATCGTTCGTTTTAGGAATCCCTCAGAAAAAGGGATCTATATTTCCTTTCGTTATGGTTTATGTTTGATGTATCATATGTGTCGTTCTCAACGACTTCCTCTTACTGATTTGGTGACGGCGGATGAAACATTTTTAAAAGGCCTGCTTGCTACAGCTGAATTCGCTTGGTCAGAAGAAGATGTTGATAATTTTTCTATGTGTATGCTTTTACTCTTGAGCTTGAACGAACAGTTCATGCTCGTCAAACTGGCTTCTACCGGAGTTATTGAAATCCAGAATGGGGTCATGGATTTGTTATTAGAGTCTAAAGTAGACACAGGAGTTTACTATGAAGGACTTGTTTTTATCCTTAATAGAGAAC GAGATCCGCGAACTAGAATGCTGATCTTAAAGCAACTGTACCTCTTATTTACTACTCCGAAAACATATGAAGTTTTTTACACTAATGACCTTAACGTGCTAATTGATATATTAATTCGGGAAATAAATGATATCCCTAATGAACTAGCTAAGCTGAGATATGCTTACTTACAGGTACTGTTGCCTTTATTACAAAACACACAAGTTCGACTCCCTCCTCACTACAAAACTAAACATATTATTCGCGCCGTCCACAATTTATTGATATCCCATAGTCAAGGTCTCAATTGCGTGGATGTCAACACCGTCGAGGTGCTGAATCAAATCTTGCTAATCCCATGGCTACGTGAGGAAGCAAATAAACTCACAGTAGTTCCTGTGTAA
- the cwf14 gene encoding G10 protein, producing the protein MPRIRTSRTKRPPEGFEEIEPTLLEFQERMRQVENTTGKGSKSESLAPIFQLHHQRSRYVYDLYYKREAISSELYNWLLKQNYADANLIAKWKKPGYEKLCCLRCIQTAESKFGATCICRVPKAKLGKDAPSTCVHCGCRGCASGD; encoded by the exons ATGCCACGTATAAGAACATCACGGACGAAACG TCCTCCAGAaggatttgaagaaatcgaaCCAACGCTTTTAGAATTCCAAGAGAGGATGAGACAAGTTGAAAATACAACCGGAAAAGGCTCAAAATCTGAGTCTCTGGCTCCTATTTTTCAACTTCATCATCAGCGCAGCCGTTATGTCTACGATCTTTATTACAAACGAGAGGCCATTTCTTCGGAGCTTTACAACTGGTTACTAAAACAGAATTATGCTGACGCAAATTTAATTGCcaaatggaaaaag CCTGGCTATGAAAAGCTTTGTTGTCTTCGTTGCATTCAAACTGCAGAATCGAAATTTGGCGCTACTTGTATATGTCGAGTTCCCAAAGCGAAACTCGGTAAAGATGCTCCTAGTACTTGCGTACATTGTG GTTGTCGAGGTTGTGCTAGTGGGGATTAA
- the msh2 gene encoding MutS protein-like protein 2, with amino-acid sequence MASKSSSSSSMNERTDEARMFSFYEKMPKDSNTLRVFDRGETYVAIGEDASFVAENAYHTTSVLKYHNQSNLSFCTMFPSLFIKFAEEVLSNYAKRVEIWGSNKSKTGFELLNQASPGNMQMIEDLMMNSDATKDPTVNVDNSGGSILLAVTTRVKQDQRVVGVAFIDPFTRKIGVSEFVDSDSYTNFEALLVQTGAKECLISQQDGENAATGTSITRAELNRLRNIIEGCGALVTGIRNSYFSPKDVELELAKVLDVPVTHARLPELSLQLAMSSCNAVLRYLGPSLVDPIPSDDVEVQKDLARKFHLYEHNLEQYMRLDVAAVRALNLLPPANGNAHRTMSLYGLLNHCRTPMGSRQLRRWIVQPLLDPKAIRRRHNLVSAFIEDPEVRQLLLDDDHLLRSIPDVPRLCRRLIRGSSSLEDVVRIYQMAKALPNIVTALDSLKSEHKELVDQVYTTPLSAHCKNLTKLIELVETTIDLDALDAHRYIIRAEFDEELLELRQRLEELQSSIFDEHKQAGVDLQQDTEKKLHLEQHHLYGWCLRLTRAEAGCLRGRNSRYSELSTQKNGVYFTTKRLHNLNSTYMDYQKSYRYHQNGLAREVIKIAATYSSPLEAVGQILSHLDVITSFSLASTLAVTAYVCPTILDSRMEIDTTAGDQEKTIDIVALEENPDINELRSHLRSSHCACVELKQARHPCLEAQDDVNFIPNDIFLKRKESEMLIITGPNMGGKSTFIRQAGVITVMAQIGCFVPCNSATIDVVDSILARVGAGDSQLKGVSTFMAEMLETATILRSATKRSLIIIDELGRGTSTTDGFGLAWAITEHIVRKINCFCLFATHYHEMTRMSEEIPTVKNLHVTAHIGDTNARDVALLYNVCEGASDRSFGIHVAEMAHFPAKIIEMAQAKAIELEAEDEDPPVEDAEGRAKKEGITIIRKLMLEWQNQVGKDMPKEEMLQKFQQVLKSHASDIEANTWLQSKKNI; translated from the exons aTGGCCTCCAAAAGTTCGAGCAGCTCGTCTATGAACG AAAGAACCGATGAGGCTCgtatgttttcattttacgAGAAGATGCCCAAAGACTCAAATACATTACGCGTCTTTGATCGTGGA GAAACATATGTAGCCATTGGAGAAGACGCTTCTTTTGTCGCCGAAAATGCCTACCATACAACTTCAGTCCTTAAATACCATAATCAGTCTAATCTCTCTTTCTGTACTatgtttccttctttgttcataaaattTGCTGAAGAGGTATTATCAAACTATGCAAAACGAGTGGAAATTTGGGGCtccaacaaaagcaaaaccGGGTTTGAATTGCTAAATCAAGCAAGTCCTGGTAATATGCAGATGATTGAGGATTTAATGATGAACAGTGATGCGACAAAAGATCCTACTGTTAACGTTGATAATTCGGGTGGTTCTATATTACTAGCAGTTACTACCCGTGTGAAACAGGATCAACGTGTTGTCGGTGTAGCGTTTATAGACCCGTTCACAAGGAAAATAGGTGTCTCCGAGTTCGTTGATTCGGATTCGTACACAAATTTCGAAGCGCTTCTTGTCCAAACTGGTGCAAAGGAATGTCTTATCTCTCAACAAGACGGGGAAAATGCTGCAACCGGGACGTCGATTACCAGAGCTGAATTAAATCGCCTTAGAAACATAATAGAAGGTTGTGGTGCGTTGGTTACTGGTATACGAAACTCGTATTTTTCTCCAAAAGACGTTGAATTGGAGCTTGCAAAGGTGTTGGACGTCCCAGTCACCCATGCACGTTTACCAGAGTTAAGTCTTCAGCTCGCCATGAGCTCGTGTAACGCTGTATTACGATATTTGGGACCAAGCTTGGTTGATCCAATTCCTTCGGATGACGTTGAAGTACAAAAGGATCTTGCACGAAAGTTTCATCTATATGAGCACAATCTGGAGCAGTATATGCGCCTGGATGTAGCTGCAGTACGTGCATTGAATTTGTTGCCCCCAGCCAATGGAAACGCGCATCGTACAATGAGCTTGTATGGTTTGTTGAACCATTGTAGGACTCCAATGGGCTCGAGACAACTTAGGCGATGGATCGTTCAGCCTCTTTTAGACCCAAAGGCTATTAGAAGGAGACACAATTTGGTTTCTGCTTTTATTGAAGATCCAGAAGTTCGACAGCTCTTGTTAGACGATGACCACCTCCTTCGTTCCATCCCCGATGTGCCTCGACTTTGCCGACGTCTTATTCGAGGTTCTTCAAGTTTGGAAGATGTTGTTCGAATTTATCAAATGGCGAAAGCTCTTCCAAATATTGTAACTGCTTTAGACTCCTTGAAAAGTGAGCATAAAGAGTTAGTCGACCAAGTCTACACGACTCCACTGTCCGCCCATTGTAAAAATCTAACAAAACTTATTGAGCTGGTGGAGACTACCATTGATTTAGATGCACTTGATGCTCATAGATATATTATTCGTGCCGAATTTGACGAAGAATTATTGGAGTTACGACAAAGGCTTGAAGAGCTTCAAAGCTCAATTTTTGACGAACACAAGCAGGCAGGCGTTGACCTTCAGCAGGAtactgaaaagaaattacatCTTGAGCAACATCATTTGTATGGATGGTGTTTGCGTCTTACGAGAGCAGAAGCTGGCTGCTTACGCGGACGTAATTCCCGTTATTCGGAATTATCAACTCAGAAGAATGGTGTCTACTTTACTACGAAGCGTCTGCACAATCTCAATAGTACATATATGGattatcaaaaaagttataGATATCACCAGAATGGACTAGCTCGAGAAGTCATCAAGATTGCTGCAACCTATAGTTCTCCCTTAGAAGCGGTTGGCCAAATTTTATCACACTTGGATGTTATAACAAGTTTTTCTCTTGCTAGCACACTTGCGGTTACCGCATATGTGTGTCCAACGATACTGGATTCAAGGATGGAAATAGATACAACGGCCGGTGatcaagaaaagacaatTGATATCGTagctttggaagaaaatccAGATATCAATGAATTGCGTTCCCACTTACGGTCTTCTCATTGTGCTTGCGTTGAATTGAAACAAGCGAGACATCCTTGTTTAGAAGCACAGGATGATGTTAACTTTATTCCTAACgatatttttcttaaacGGAAGGAATCTGAGATGCTCATAATCACTGGACCAAACATGGGAGGAAAGTCCACTTTCATTCGACAAGCTGGCGTCATTACAGTTATGGCTCAAATTGGATGTTTCGTTCCTTGCAATTCAGCTACTATTGATGTTGTAGATAGTATTCTCGCCCGTGTTGGAGCCGGTGACTCTCAATTGAAAGGTGTTTCCACTTTTATGGCAGAAATGCTAGAGACTGCTACGATTTTAAGGTCTGCAACTAAGCGTTCTCTCATTATAATTGATGAATTAGGAAGGGGTACTAGTACCACGGACGGTTTCGGTTTGGCATGGGCAATTACGGAGCACATTGttagaaaaattaattgcttttgtctttttgcTACGCATTATCATGAAATGACTCGGATGTCGGAAGAAATTCCAACTGTTAAAAACTTGCATGTGACAGCCCACATAGGAGATACCAATGCTCGTGACGTTGCACTGCTATATAATGTTTGCGAAGGAGCAAGTGATAGAAGCTTTGGTATTCATGTAGCAGAAATGGCGCATTTCCCAGCCAAAATCATAGAAATGGCCCAAGCAAAAGCCATTGAATTGGAGGCCGAAGATGAGGATCCACCAGTGGAAGATGCTGAAGGACGGGCGAAGAAAGAAGGTATCACCATAATTCGAAAACTTATGTTAGAATGGCAAAATCAGGTGGGAAAGGATATGCCGAAAGAGGAAATGCTCCAAAAGTTCCAGCAAGTATTAAAGAGTCATGCTTCAGATATTGAGGCAAACACATGGTTGCAATCCAAGAAGAACATCTGA